The following coding sequences lie in one Nitrospiraceae bacterium genomic window:
- a CDS encoding chemotaxis protein CheA gives MSSTKNDFIAEAEDLLEEAGRLILEIQDTYQTGLNPDNVNGLFRAIHTLKGISGVFGQQSISELSHSFESLLDDIRLGKIEISEEAVRFLFSNMDILRSLISGLTEGKQQDVSGHIKSIEVFKNSQKGTTKGPELKGLIDESLLMVLSEYEEARLKVNLQEGKGIYIAKAIFVIDGFDKELELITQKIKSKGELVSTLPTSSDIPPDSIGFNLMFGSAYTVEKLKEEINVDIDVLIPSKKALEPISAIQKPQETVLKSATTTVRVDIEKLDRILNTIGELTLAKGAIKRINDELTNLYGRTRVVNDVFKIYQTLEKRLAELQSQVLEIRMVTIGQIFSRLSQVIRKYSREINKKIELVMYGEDTEIDKYIAEEVVDPLMHIVKNSIDHGIEPETERIKKGKRDVGTIILKASQRGNHVVIEVKDDGGGIDVERVKNKAIALGLINKDDQLDENSIIDIIFTPGFSTKDTATEISGRGVGMDVVRNKLTAIGGYAEIETEKDKGTVIILTIPITLAIVKSLLIRVGEMKYAIPLTSIVETVSISRNELQTVEGKEVYNLRGEMLPITNIARMFNIKESDSDKVFIVVIEVGNRKYGLIVDELFGQHEIVIKSLGGYFEGHRGFAGAAEIGKHEVVLVIDVDALIAASVIKQKTKSS, from the coding sequence ATGAGTTCAACAAAGAACGATTTCATAGCAGAGGCAGAAGACCTACTAGAAGAGGCCGGAAGGCTGATACTCGAGATACAGGATACATATCAAACAGGCCTCAATCCTGATAATGTAAACGGATTATTCCGAGCAATACATACACTCAAAGGTATATCGGGTGTTTTTGGTCAGCAGTCAATTTCAGAACTAAGCCACAGTTTCGAATCACTTCTGGATGATATCAGACTTGGCAAGATCGAAATCTCTGAAGAAGCCGTAAGATTTCTCTTCAGCAATATGGATATTCTCAGATCTCTTATCAGCGGACTTACCGAAGGCAAACAGCAGGATGTTTCAGGTCATATAAAAAGCATCGAGGTTTTTAAAAATTCGCAAAAGGGGACAACAAAAGGACCTGAACTCAAGGGGCTTATTGATGAATCACTTTTAATGGTTCTTTCAGAATATGAAGAAGCAAGGCTTAAGGTGAATCTGCAGGAAGGCAAAGGTATTTATATTGCAAAGGCAATCTTTGTTATAGACGGTTTTGATAAAGAGTTGGAGCTGATTACTCAAAAAATAAAATCAAAAGGAGAGTTGGTATCAACTCTTCCGACTTCATCGGATATTCCGCCTGATTCCATAGGTTTTAATCTTATGTTTGGCAGCGCTTATACTGTTGAAAAACTGAAGGAAGAAATAAATGTTGATATTGATGTCCTTATCCCTTCAAAAAAAGCTCTTGAACCAATTTCTGCCATTCAAAAGCCTCAGGAAACCGTGCTTAAAAGTGCAACTACAACAGTGAGAGTTGACATAGAAAAACTGGATAGAATTCTCAATACGATTGGAGAGCTTACGCTTGCTAAAGGAGCGATTAAAAGGATTAACGACGAATTAACTAACTTGTATGGACGCACACGTGTAGTCAATGATGTTTTCAAGATTTACCAGACGCTTGAGAAAAGGCTGGCAGAGCTGCAGTCCCAGGTGCTTGAGATAAGGATGGTCACAATAGGACAGATATTCTCGAGACTTTCTCAGGTAATCAGAAAATACTCAAGAGAGATTAACAAAAAAATAGAACTTGTCATGTATGGTGAAGATACCGAGATTGACAAATATATTGCTGAAGAAGTCGTTGATCCTCTTATGCACATTGTTAAGAATTCGATTGATCATGGCATAGAGCCCGAAACTGAGAGGATAAAAAAAGGCAAGAGAGATGTAGGCACGATTATTTTAAAGGCATCACAGCGCGGTAATCATGTTGTTATTGAAGTTAAGGATGACGGCGGAGGCATTGATGTTGAGAGAGTAAAGAACAAGGCAATAGCACTAGGACTTATAAACAAAGACGACCAGCTTGATGAAAACAGTATTATCGATATTATATTTACTCCTGGGTTCAGCACAAAAGATACAGCAACTGAGATTTCCGGCCGTGGTGTCGGGATGGATGTCGTAAGAAATAAGCTTACCGCTATCGGAGGATATGCAGAGATAGAAACAGAAAAAGACAAGGGAACAGTTATTATTCTTACTATTCCTATTACTCTTGCAATCGTAAAGTCATTGCTCATAAGAGTTGGCGAAATGAAATATGCCATTCCTCTAACCTCGATTGTAGAGACTGTCTCTATTTCAAGGAATGAACTTCAGACAGTAGAGGGGAAGGAAGTCTATAACCTCAGAGGTGAAATGCTTCCGATTACTAATATTGCAAGGATGTTCAATATCAAGGAGAGCGATTCAGATAAAGTATTCATTGTTGTGATAGAGGTGGGCAATAGAAAATACGGTTTGATAGTTGATGAACTTTTCGGACAGCATGAGATAGTAATAAAATCACTTGGAGGATATTTTGAGGGCCATAGGGGATTTGCAGGTGCAGCAGAGATTGGCAAACATGAAGTTGTGCTGGTAATAGATGTCGATGCACTTATAGCAGCATCGGTAATCAAACAAAAGACGAAATCTTCATAA
- a CDS encoding tRNA (adenosine(37)-N6)-threonylcarbamoyltransferase complex ATPase subunit type 1 TsaE has protein sequence MYEQFYGLKIKPFTKTPDPRFLYLSRKHEEALARLQYAVEEKEFVLLTGDIGCGKTTLTRALIDSLDEKHKVVLVINPRLTPSQFIRTVAKRFEIDITSNSKDDMLDSIYSKVYGYYKDGIVPVIIIDEAQLIPSKETFEEIRLLTNFQLDDTNLLSLILVGQTDLNKRLSHRSYLPLKQRIGLFYHLSPIDKDELKGYIEYRLKIGGREDALFTNEALEALYLYSSGVPRVINSLATSAMLCGLDRESSIIEDNIIREAAQELGLNGYS, from the coding sequence ATGTATGAGCAGTTTTATGGTTTAAAGATCAAGCCATTTACAAAGACACCAGATCCGCGCTTTTTGTATTTAAGCAGGAAACATGAAGAAGCTCTTGCAAGACTCCAGTATGCCGTTGAGGAAAAAGAGTTTGTACTGCTTACAGGAGATATTGGATGCGGGAAAACTACACTTACGCGTGCGCTCATCGATTCATTGGATGAAAAGCACAAAGTTGTGCTTGTTATAAACCCTAGGCTTACGCCGTCGCAGTTTATCAGAACAGTAGCAAAACGTTTTGAAATTGATATTACATCAAATTCTAAAGATGATATGCTTGATTCCATCTATTCAAAAGTTTATGGGTATTATAAGGATGGAATTGTCCCTGTAATAATTATTGATGAGGCTCAGCTCATTCCAAGCAAAGAGACATTTGAAGAGATAAGACTTTTAACAAATTTTCAGCTTGATGATACAAATCTTCTCAGCCTTATACTTGTTGGGCAGACTGATTTAAATAAGAGACTTAGTCATAGATCATATCTTCCGCTGAAGCAGAGAATTGGTCTTTTTTACCATTTAAGTCCTATCGATAAAGATGAACTAAAAGGTTATATAGAATACAGATTGAAGATCGGAGGCAGGGAAGACGCTCTTTTTACAAATGAGGCATTGGAAGCTCTTTATTTATATTCTTCGGGTGTCCCCAGGGTAATAAACAGTCTGGCAACATCAGCAATGCTATGCGGGCTTGACCGTGAAAGTTCTATTATAGAAGACAATATAATCAGGGAGGCAGCACAGGAGCTGGGATTAAATGGATATAGCTAA
- a CDS encoding chemotaxis protein CheW, with protein MDIAKIRKKLKESKKDTNKVSEPEKQQEISKEISAPIKTESTDDHVFSQETVSVQAFSSDIKEKKASAENKNIKSVEIEENEEAIVELLTFDLSKEEFAFRVSDVEEILRSQRITHVPKVPAFIIGITSLRGKMIPVVELRKRLSIEGNNSVSRKKILILKGGKGHFGVLIDKVKNVIRIRPSEIDEPPPHLSEDEQMFIEGVVLNQGRFISIIRMSEIIDGLKNLIK; from the coding sequence ATGGATATAGCTAAGATCAGAAAAAAACTTAAAGAATCCAAGAAAGATACAAACAAGGTATCTGAGCCTGAAAAACAGCAAGAGATATCAAAAGAGATTTCTGCACCCATAAAAACGGAATCAACCGATGATCATGTATTCTCTCAAGAAACAGTGTCTGTACAAGCTTTTTCTTCTGATATAAAAGAAAAAAAAGCATCTGCTGAAAATAAAAATATAAAGTCTGTTGAAATAGAGGAGAATGAGGAGGCAATTGTCGAACTTCTGACATTCGATCTCTCCAAGGAAGAGTTTGCATTCAGGGTTTCTGATGTTGAAGAAATACTGCGTTCCCAGAGAATTACGCATGTTCCAAAAGTTCCTGCTTTTATAATTGGTATAACATCACTAAGAGGAAAGATGATCCCTGTTGTTGAGCTCAGAAAAAGATTATCCATAGAAGGCAATAATTCTGTCAGCAGAAAAAAGATTTTGATACTTAAAGGCGGGAAGGGCCATTTTGGCGTTCTTATTGATAAAGTGAAGAATGTTATAAGAATTCGGCCTTCTGAAATTGACGAGCCGCCGCCGCACCTCTCAGAAGATGAGCAGATGTTCATTGAGGGAGTTGTACTTAATCAGGGCAGATTCATATCAATAATACGTATGTCAGAAATAATTGACGGATTAAAAAATCTTATAAAATAA
- a CDS encoding methyl-accepting chemotaxis protein has product MREKLELKIIVTVLVMGLISTFLAGLMTIYIERKNLFDIVQLSTETTADIIAKNVQRTMLEARPDITKTLINDMRELSSVEDIGVVNAEGREAFNKNAPKTEAEVMKKILTTKSTERIKGAKTFVLFKPLENTPSCRVCHPKDAEVIGAVKISLSIEKEYKTAVKSMLVVIGATIFGVGAFILVLWYMLRRMVINPVKQIESAALRLAEGDLEFLADIKSTDEMARLNTSVKASINILEKIMLKVREISGRISHLAIDVEKDSNRMVNATKLESEAVSEISSAVEQLNSSISGITANTESLAVSAEETAAAMDQIATSIGEVTSSTRDLFSSVAETTASIEELSSTIKEVADSSDNLSSATDETLSAISEITSSVKEVEKNSKESAKLSQKVMNDASTLGMGSIEKTIDGMKNIKASVENTNGFITKLGNRSEEIGKILNVIDEITDQTTLLALNAAILAAQAGEHGKGFSVVADEIKDLAERTALSTQEIGVLIQNVQDEVKGAVNAMGEGLKSVNDGILLSKEAYDSLSKILESSKKSYDMTFSIERATGEQAQSIKLVSETMERTRNMTSMIARATSEQAKGINLIMAAAEKMRDIAQQVKNATEEQAVNSKHISQSIELVSDKSQQISKAIHEQKIGSNRIWSSVEKIKDMPQANRELALNVNNLLKGLLKDIELIDVEIKKFKFSGEKDNSRKG; this is encoded by the coding sequence ATGAGAGAAAAGCTTGAACTAAAAATAATTGTGACAGTGCTTGTAATGGGTCTCATAAGTACTTTTTTGGCAGGCCTGATGACCATATATATTGAAAGGAAGAATCTTTTTGACATTGTTCAACTGAGCACGGAAACCACTGCTGACATTATCGCTAAAAATGTTCAGCGTACAATGCTTGAGGCACGGCCCGATATTACAAAGACCCTGATAAATGATATGAGGGAACTAAGCAGCGTAGAAGATATTGGCGTGGTTAATGCAGAGGGCAGAGAGGCTTTTAACAAAAATGCTCCGAAGACAGAGGCTGAAGTAATGAAAAAGATACTAACTACGAAATCAACCGAAAGGATAAAAGGAGCAAAGACCTTTGTTTTATTCAAACCTCTTGAAAACACGCCTTCTTGCAGAGTCTGCCATCCAAAAGATGCTGAAGTAATAGGAGCTGTTAAAATATCTCTTTCCATAGAAAAAGAATACAAAACAGCTGTTAAATCGATGTTGGTTGTGATAGGAGCTACAATTTTTGGCGTTGGAGCATTTATTCTCGTTTTATGGTATATGCTCAGGCGTATGGTTATAAACCCTGTAAAGCAGATTGAATCTGCTGCTTTGAGGCTTGCCGAGGGTGATCTTGAATTTTTAGCTGATATAAAAAGCACAGACGAGATGGCCAGACTTAATACTTCGGTTAAGGCCTCTATAAATATTCTTGAAAAGATAATGCTGAAGGTCAGGGAAATATCAGGAAGAATTTCTCATCTTGCAATAGATGTTGAAAAAGATTCCAATAGAATGGTTAACGCCACAAAACTTGAATCAGAGGCAGTATCAGAGATTTCGAGCGCAGTTGAACAGCTTAATTCTTCAATCTCAGGAATAACGGCCAACACAGAAAGTCTGGCTGTGTCTGCTGAAGAGACTGCTGCCGCAATGGATCAGATAGCAACCAGTATTGGCGAGGTAACAAGCAGCACACGGGATCTTTTCTCTTCAGTTGCTGAGACGACTGCTTCCATTGAAGAACTTTCATCAACAATAAAAGAGGTCGCAGACAGTTCTGATAATCTTTCGTCAGCAACAGACGAGACTCTTTCTGCTATCAGCGAGATAACAAGTTCAGTAAAAGAGGTTGAGAAAAACTCAAAAGAATCTGCAAAACTTTCACAGAAGGTTATGAATGATGCCTCTACTTTAGGCATGGGATCAATAGAAAAGACTATTGACGGGATGAAGAATATAAAGGCCTCAGTTGAAAACACTAACGGTTTTATAACAAAACTGGGGAACAGGTCAGAAGAGATAGGCAAGATTCTTAATGTAATAGATGAGATTACGGATCAGACAACACTGCTTGCATTGAATGCTGCGATCCTTGCAGCTCAGGCTGGTGAGCACGGGAAGGGCTTTTCTGTTGTTGCTGACGAAATCAAGGATCTTGCTGAAAGAACTGCGCTTTCAACACAGGAGATAGGCGTACTCATACAGAATGTTCAGGATGAGGTTAAAGGCGCTGTTAATGCAATGGGTGAGGGACTTAAATCAGTTAATGATGGGATTTTGCTCTCGAAAGAGGCTTATGACTCATTGAGCAAGATACTTGAAAGCTCCAAAAAATCTTATGATATGACATTTTCAATTGAACGCGCAACAGGAGAGCAGGCACAGTCAATAAAGCTTGTATCAGAGACAATGGAGCGCACAAGAAATATGACAAGCATGATTGCCAGAGCAACATCAGAACAGGCTAAAGGTATAAATCTGATTATGGCAGCGGCAGAAAAGATGAGAGACATTGCACAGCAGGTAAAGAACGCAACAGAGGAGCAGGCTGTTAACAGCAAACATATCTCTCAGTCTATTGAACTAGTGTCAGACAAAAGTCAGCAGATATCAAAGGCAATACATGAACAGAAGATTGGTTCAAATAGAATATGGTCTTCTGTTGAGAAGATAAAAGACATGCCGCAAGCAAACCGCGAGCTTGCCTTAAATGTCAATAATCTGTTAAAAGGACTTCTCAAGGATATAGAACTTATTGACGTTGAGATTAAAAAGTTCAAATTCTCAGGAGAAAAAGATAATTCTCGAAAAGGTTAA
- a CDS encoding chemotaxis protein CheW, with the protein MNKFAVFKIGDEDFGIIITSVVEILKLQKIYSLPQLPAFLAGVINLRGEVIPVLDLRVRFDISASNKKERIVIINFEQEKLGLIVDEMEEIVTIADEDISVPPVIFKGLRTEYLTGLGKKDEQVIIILNLDNLLTSEEKISLKESTELIGENNAGFNEAS; encoded by the coding sequence ATGAATAAATTTGCAGTCTTCAAAATAGGAGACGAGGATTTTGGAATAATTATAACCAGTGTCGTCGAGATACTGAAGCTCCAAAAGATTTACTCACTGCCGCAATTGCCAGCGTTTCTTGCAGGGGTCATAAACCTAAGAGGAGAGGTTATTCCTGTGCTTGATCTCAGAGTGCGATTTGACATAAGCGCTTCAAATAAAAAAGAACGTATAGTGATAATTAATTTTGAGCAGGAAAAATTAGGACTAATTGTAGATGAAATGGAGGAAATTGTCACGATAGCAGATGAGGATATCAGCGTTCCACCTGTCATATTTAAAGGGCTCAGGACAGAATATCTTACTGGTCTTGGCAAAAAAGACGAGCAGGTAATAATAATTCTTAATCTCGATAATCTCCTGACATCAGAAGAAAAAATAAGTTTAAAAGAATCCACTGAACTTATAGGGGAAAATAATGCAGGATTTAACGAAGCTTCTTGA
- a CDS encoding HEAT repeat domain-containing protein: MQDLTKLLESKDVEVRLDAVKSLRSNPSNEMLSLLLKAMDDTSWRVRKSASEALLEGYSLEEYIDGLISLLHVEDNAGARNTTIESLIKIGKKSIPYLIKAFDTTNHDARKFIIDVLGEFRDSECLPVMLKALKDEDENVRASAIEHLGRIGEPAVVDALIEILKSADLWTAYPAADALGRIGDKKAIPVLLHTLSIKTLREPVLKALGRFSEPETLKYIVPLLEDSSKTIQEEALKAIKNIYHNGVKEEIISSAIRECFGARGIDLLISYARNDKQEVRVPAIFLLGIMKDETALSPLLELSQNDELLDDVKRAFIFIGRVNPKAILGLFQKANPYQKRFICEVASEIASPIFYDLLEKLLSDEDGHVRAIAITGLSRIGDIKAVNSIKKLLSDSYDDVQEAAVNALAVLKKGFKTDEFINAISDRNPVIRKNAALVLGKIGATGAVQNLGFALKDDNVNVRKAVIKALSAIKTDESVKFLMLGLTDEIPDIRASAALSLGSVKSTNVSDALILLLADSDDIVRVAAIKALGELKERNAVKSLVKILSDKNGFIVTTAIESLSSIGDMDAREALLKMISSPDKEIRRTSIRALKVFESIEDILIPYIKDDDWATRAAVIDVLGRKMTKNIRKEFEKLLDNEEDTVVRRALEDKLNVR; the protein is encoded by the coding sequence ATGCAGGATTTAACGAAGCTTCTTGAAAGCAAAGATGTTGAAGTAAGGCTTGATGCAGTTAAGAGTCTAAGGAGCAATCCTTCAAACGAAATGCTCAGTCTCCTGCTTAAGGCAATGGACGATACCAGCTGGAGAGTACGAAAGAGCGCATCAGAAGCGCTCCTTGAAGGATATTCTCTTGAAGAATACATAGACGGCCTAATAAGTCTTCTTCATGTCGAGGATAATGCTGGCGCCAGAAATACTACAATAGAGTCTCTTATAAAAATCGGCAAAAAATCAATCCCATACCTGATAAAGGCATTTGATACAACAAACCATGATGCAAGAAAATTCATAATTGACGTGCTGGGTGAATTCAGGGACAGTGAGTGCCTGCCTGTGATGTTAAAGGCGCTAAAAGATGAGGACGAAAATGTAAGGGCTTCTGCAATAGAACATCTGGGCAGGATTGGGGAACCTGCAGTTGTCGATGCTCTTATTGAGATACTCAAGAGCGCTGATTTATGGACTGCATATCCTGCTGCTGATGCGTTAGGAAGGATTGGAGATAAAAAAGCTATCCCCGTACTATTACACACTCTTTCAATAAAGACCCTGAGAGAACCGGTGCTTAAGGCGCTTGGCAGATTCTCAGAGCCTGAAACCCTTAAATATATAGTGCCTTTGCTTGAGGATTCATCTAAGACTATTCAAGAAGAGGCATTGAAAGCAATAAAGAACATTTATCACAATGGGGTAAAAGAAGAGATTATCTCAAGTGCAATAAGAGAATGTTTTGGAGCGCGTGGCATTGACCTGCTTATATCATACGCCAGAAACGACAAACAAGAGGTAAGGGTTCCTGCTATATTTTTGCTTGGGATAATGAAAGATGAAACAGCGCTTTCTCCATTGCTTGAATTATCTCAGAATGACGAGCTGTTAGACGATGTTAAAAGGGCTTTTATTTTTATTGGCAGGGTCAACCCCAAAGCAATACTAGGGTTATTTCAAAAGGCGAATCCTTATCAGAAACGTTTTATATGTGAGGTTGCATCTGAGATCGCATCGCCTATTTTTTACGATCTCCTTGAGAAACTTTTATCTGATGAAGACGGACATGTAAGAGCAATAGCTATAACCGGCCTGTCAAGAATAGGAGATATAAAGGCGGTAAACTCAATAAAGAAACTTCTTTCTGACAGTTATGACGATGTTCAGGAAGCTGCTGTAAATGCGCTTGCTGTGCTTAAAAAAGGTTTTAAAACAGATGAATTTATAAACGCGATTAGTGACAGAAATCCTGTAATAAGAAAAAATGCCGCACTTGTTCTTGGCAAGATAGGTGCAACGGGCGCTGTCCAGAATCTGGGGTTTGCATTAAAAGATGATAATGTCAATGTAAGAAAGGCTGTTATAAAGGCTCTCTCAGCAATAAAGACGGATGAATCTGTCAAATTCCTGATGCTTGGATTAACAGATGAGATTCCTGATATAAGAGCTTCTGCCGCACTTAGTCTGGGAAGTGTTAAAAGCACGAACGTGTCAGATGCACTGATTCTATTGCTTGCTGATTCTGATGACATAGTTAGAGTTGCTGCAATTAAGGCTCTCGGCGAATTAAAAGAAAGAAATGCTGTTAAGAGCCTTGTCAAAATCTTATCAGACAAGAATGGTTTTATTGTGACAACTGCAATTGAGTCATTGAGCAGTATAGGAGATATGGATGCAAGAGAAGCGCTGCTTAAAATGATTTCTTCTCCTGACAAGGAGATAAGAAGAACTTCGATAAGGGCGCTTAAGGTATTTGAGAGTATTGAGGATATTCTTATTCCATACATCAAAGATGATGATTGGGCCACAAGAGCAGCTGTTATAGATGTGCTTGGCAGGAAGATGACAAAAAACATCAGAAAAGAATTTGAAAAGCTGCTTGATAATGAAGAAGACACTGTTGTCAGAAGGGCTTTAGAGGATAAGCTTAATGTTCGATAA
- a CDS encoding protein-glutamate O-methyltransferase CheR encodes MFDKEEIFQLSDDVFRLLRDLIKDYCGLYYDETSKSLLERRLSRRVSSNHLNDFRDYYRLLLYDRRRDEEFAYIVDILTVNETYFFREISQLKTLTDEILPELKNINKNTKKIRIWSAGCSTGEEPYSIAMMLLEQGQFYRWNIEIIGSDINQRVLQNARRGLYRNNSFRSTDEYFIKKYFTQEENMFKIKDNVKQFVDFHCLNLIDSLKAKFIGIVDVILCRNVLIYFDHESRKKVINNFHESLNENGYLILGHAESLMNISTAFTLKHFKNDMVYQKPLKAKAPLANGKNPDIELIKR; translated from the coding sequence ATGTTCGATAAAGAAGAGATATTTCAATTATCAGATGATGTTTTCAGACTCCTTAGAGATTTAATTAAGGACTACTGCGGCCTATACTATGATGAAACTTCAAAATCACTCTTGGAAAGACGTCTTTCAAGGAGAGTGAGCAGCAATCATCTTAATGATTTCAGAGATTATTATAGACTTTTGCTGTATGACAGGCGCAGAGATGAGGAATTCGCATATATAGTAGATATCCTTACTGTTAATGAGACCTATTTTTTCAGAGAAATCAGCCAGTTAAAGACTCTGACTGATGAAATTCTTCCTGAACTTAAGAATATAAATAAGAACACAAAAAAGATAAGGATATGGTCTGCTGGCTGCTCAACAGGCGAAGAGCCTTATTCAATAGCAATGATGCTGCTTGAACAAGGTCAATTCTATAGATGGAATATTGAAATAATAGGAAGCGATATAAACCAGAGAGTTCTCCAAAATGCAAGACGAGGGTTATACAGAAATAATTCTTTCAGAAGCACAGATGAATATTTTATTAAGAAATATTTTACACAGGAAGAGAATATGTTTAAAATAAAAGATAATGTTAAGCAATTTGTTGATTTTCACTGCCTTAATTTAATAGATTCTCTAAAAGCTAAGTTTATAGGAATTGTTGATGTTATATTGTGCAGAAATGTATTGATATATTTTGACCACGAATCAAGAAAAAAAGTTATTAATAATTTTCATGAAAGTCTTAATGAAAATGGATATCTCATACTTGGACATGCGGAATCTCTTATGAACATATCTACTGCCTTTACGCTAAAACACTTTAAGAATGATATGGTTTATCAGAAACCTTTAAAAGCAAAAGCGCCATTAGCGAATGGGAAAAATCCCGATATAGAATTAATAAAGAGATGA
- a CDS encoding chemotaxis response regulator protein-glutamate methylesterase, translating to MNDSKIKVLVVDDSAYSRQTIRKILEKDDSIEVVSVAVNGVDAMAKTLKLKPDLITLDFEMPEMDGFTFLRWLMKERPTPVIMVSSYSDNKTVFKALELGAVDFIVKPVKSASVELNRIEKDLLNKVRGVTSLRMEKLSKNLQLLQLESEVKSEETSDIVETNMNIVAIGSSTGGPAALQIVLTRLPKDFPAAVLVSQHMPKGFTGPLSERLNRLSEVKIKEAEDNDLIERGRVFICPGGMHMTIKEKSKKYYIRLKDADEDDRYIPSVDIMMSSVAENYGNKAAGVILTGMGSDGKRGILEIKSKGGYTIAESEETAVVFGMPNEAIKTGFVDDILPIHEISGKLADIAKKE from the coding sequence ATGAATGATTCAAAAATAAAAGTTCTTGTTGTTGATGACTCAGCTTACAGCAGACAAACAATAAGAAAAATACTCGAGAAAGATGATTCAATAGAAGTCGTCAGCGTAGCAGTAAATGGGGTTGATGCAATGGCAAAAACCCTTAAGCTTAAGCCTGATTTAATCACTCTGGATTTTGAAATGCCTGAGATGGATGGGTTTACTTTTCTGCGCTGGCTTATGAAAGAAAGACCTACTCCTGTTATAATGGTCAGCTCGTATTCCGATAACAAAACAGTTTTTAAGGCGCTTGAACTTGGAGCGGTAGATTTTATCGTAAAACCTGTCAAGAGCGCATCCGTAGAATTAAACAGGATAGAAAAAGATCTGCTCAACAAGGTTCGAGGAGTAACCTCGTTAAGGATGGAAAAACTGAGCAAGAATCTTCAGCTTCTCCAACTGGAATCAGAGGTTAAATCAGAGGAGACAAGTGATATCGTTGAAACAAATATGAATATTGTTGCAATAGGCTCATCAACTGGAGGTCCCGCTGCTCTTCAGATAGTCCTCACCCGTCTTCCAAAAGATTTTCCTGCGGCAGTTTTAGTAAGCCAGCATATGCCAAAGGGTTTCACAGGTCCTTTGTCTGAAAGACTTAACCGGCTTTCAGAAGTAAAAATTAAAGAGGCAGAGGATAATGATCTAATAGAAAGAGGCAGGGTCTTCATATGTCCAGGCGGAATGCACATGACAATAAAAGAAAAAAGTAAGAAATATTATATTAGATTGAAAGATGCAGATGAAGACGACAGATATATACCTTCAGTGGATATTATGATGTCCTCAGTTGCAGAGAATTATGGGAATAAGGCTGCCGGAGTTATTCTTACAGGGATGGGAAGTGATGGGAAAAGAGGGATACTAGAAATTAAATCAAAAGGCGGCTATACTATAGCAGAATCAGAGGAAACAGCTGTTGTTTTTGGTATGCCGAATGAGGCTATAAAAACAGGTTTTGTAGATGATATTTTACCAATTCACGAAATATCTGGGAAACTAGCAGATATAGCAAAAAAAGAATAA